The stretch of DNA CCAGTGCGCGGCAGGTCAGTCCAAGCTGTGCTCAATCCAAGAACAGACCGCGGGCGGCAGCCGACTGCTCGTTCGCCTCCAGTCGGGCCTCGGCCCCGGGGATCTCGTCGCACATGGTCTGGAGCAGCACCCGGCCGAGCATCATCGGCGCGCAGGCGGTGTCGAAGACCAGCCCGGTGCCGACGGCCGCGGGCAGCAGCAGGTCGGAGAGCTTGGCCACCGGCGCGAAGGCGCTGTCGGCCACGGTGAGCACCGTCAGCCCGCAGTCGCGGGCGACCTGCATCGCGTCCATCAGCTCGCGGGGGTAGCGCGGCAGCGCGAAGCAGAGCAGTGCGGAGGCGCCGGCCGCGGCCGCCTGCTCCAACCGGTCGGCGAGCATGCTGCCGCCCTCGTCGAGCAGCCGGATGTCCGGGTGCACCTTGGCCGCGAAGTACGCGAAGCCCCGGGCCTGGGCCGAGGCGGCCCGCAGGCCGAGCACCGGCAGCGGCCGGGAGGCGGCGAGCAGCCGGGCCGCCCGGACGATCGGCTCCGGGTCGGCGAGCAGCTCGGCCAGGTGGCGCAGGTGGGCGATCTCGGCCAGCACGGCCTGCTGGTGCTCGTTGCGCACCACCTCGGCCGGGGTCTCGGCCGCGGCGGCGGGCTCCCCCACCCCCAGCTCGCGCAGCTGACGCCGGAGCGCCGGGTACCCGTCGAAGCCCAGCGCCACGGCGAACCGCGTCACGCTCGGCTGGCTCACCCCCGCCAGCTCGGCCACCTCCACCGAGGAGAGGAACGGTGCCTCGCCCGCGTGCCGGACGAGCGAGTGGGCGATCCGCCGCTGGGTCGGCGTCAGCCGGTGACCCTCGAAGAGCTGCAGCAGCCTGGCGGAAGGCCCGACCGTGCCGGTCTCGTCCGTGACGCTCATCGGTCTCTCCTCGTACGGTGGATCTGAGCAGCGTGCAGCAAGCCGGGCCGACGGGCAATGACATTCCGTAGGGTGAGAACTCCGGACTGCCCCTGATTTGTCCCTGAGAACCCCGCAGACCGGTGGACCGGCGACCCTCCGGGTCGGGAGCATGAGCCCATGGACACCCACGAACTTCGGGCTGAGCTCGACGCCGCCGTACAGACCCGCAAGGAGCTCGGCAAGGAGTACGAGGCGGAGGTCATCGACTCCTTCCTCACCAAGCTGGACGCCCAGCTCGATGTGAAGATCGACTCCCGCCTGGCCGCAGAAGAGCCCCGCCGCAAGGGCGGCAACTCACCGCAGCAGAAGCTCCAGGGCCTCTCCCTGATGATGGCCATCCCGCTCAGCGGCATCGCGGGCGGCACCGGCGGCCTCACCGGCCTGATCGTCTGCTGGGCCGGGATCGTGGGCGTGAACTTGGCGAGCGCACTGAAGCGGTGAACCAGTTGGGGGCGCGGGGAACTGCGCGCGCAACCGTCCACGTACGTAGTGGGCTGGTCGCGCAGTTCCCCGCGCCCCCGGTGGTGGTCCTCTACGCGAGCGGCCCGGTGACCGTCTCGACGGCCTTCACCAGCTCGCCGGAGGCGACCAGCGCAGCCGCCGCCTCCAGGTCCGGGGACAGGAAGCGGTCCCGGCCCGGGCCCTCGACGCCGGCCTTGCGCGCCGCCGCGACGGCCGCCGCGGTGGCCGGGGCGAGGGTCGAGGTGCCGTCCTGAGTGCGGATCTCCAGGGCCCGCGCCGAGGCGGTGAGCTCCACCGCGAGGATGCGGCCCAGGTTGTCGACGGCCTGGCGCAGCTTGCGGGCGGCGGACCACCCCATCGACACGTGGTCCTCCTGCATCGCGGAGGACGGGATCGAGTCGACCGAGGCCGGGACGGCGAGGCGCTTGTTCTCGCTGACCAGGGCGGCCTGGGTGTACTGGGCGATCATCAGGCCGGAGTCCACGCCCGGGTCGTCGGCCAGGAAGGCCGGCAGGCCGTGCGAGCGGGCCTTGTCGAGCAGGCGGTCGGTGCGGCGCTCGGAGATCGAGCCGAGGTCGGCGGCGGCGATCGCCAGGAAGTCGAGCACGTACGCGACCGGGGCGCCGTGGAAGTTGCCGTTCGACTCGACCCGGCCGTCCGGGAGGACGACGGGGTTGTCGACCGAGGCGGCCAGCTCGCGGGAGGCCACCAGCTGGGCGTGGGCCAGGGTGTCGCGGCCGGCGCCGGCCACCTGCGGGGCGCAGCGGATCGAGTAGGCGTCCTGGACGCGCGGCGCGTCGTCCTGGTGGTGGCCGGTCAGGCCGGAGCCGGCCAGCACGGCGAGCATGTTGGCGGCGGAGAGCGCCTGGCCCGGGTGCGGGCGGATGGGGCCGTGCAGCTCGGGGGCGAGCACCTTGTCGGTGCCGAGCAGGGCCTCCAGCGACATCGCGGCGGTGATGTCGGCGGTGGTGAAGAGGCGGGCGAGGTCCGAGAGGGCCATGACGAGCATGCCGAGCATGCCGTCGGTGCCGTTGATGAGGGCCAGGCCCTCCTTCTCGAGCAGCTCGACCGGCGTGATGCCGGCGGCGGCCAGCAGCTCGCCGGCGTCCTTCTCGACGCCGTCCGGGCCGAAGGCGGTGCCCTCGCCCATCAGGGCGAGCGCGCAGTGCGAGAGCGGCGCGAGGTCACCCGAGCAGCCGAGCGAGCCGAACTCGCGGACGGCGGGGGTGATGCCGGCGTTGAGCACGGCGGCCATGGTCTGGGCGACCAGCGGGCGCACGCCGGTGCGGCCGGAGGCGAGGGTCTTCATCCGCAGGAACATCAGGGCGCGGACGACCTCGCGCTCGACGACCGGGCCCATGCCGGCGGCGTGCGAGCGGACCAGCGAGCGCTGGAGCTGGGCGCGCAGCTCGGGGCTGATGTGCCGGACGGCGAGGGCGCCGAAGCCGGTGGAGACCCCGTAGACGGGGCGCGGCTCGGCGGCGAGCGCCTCGATCCGGGCTCGGGCCGCGGACATCTCGGCGATCGCGTCGGGGCCGATCTCGACCCGGGCGTTGCCCCGTGCGACGGCGAGCACGTCCTCGGCGGTCACATCGGCCTTGCCGACCAGGACGAGCGGCGCGTCGTGGGCCACAGCACTGTGCATATCCATATACAACATCTCACCAGGTGAATGAAGATATGACAACCGGCACCTGACAGAAATGTGACCGGTGGGACCAGCGTGGCCGCTGCGGCCCCCGCGCGCAGGACGGATTACGCGAGGCGGGGGGCCGTGCCGCAGGCTGGACCCCAGGCAGGACGGCGAAGGGGAGACCGATGGCGCGGGCGACGGCGCGGCGACGGGTGGTCAGGCTGAACGGACCGGGCGGCACCGCCCGGCCGGATTCGCTGGCCGCCGAGGAGCCGCTGGAGATCCGGCTCGGCGGCGAACCGCTGACCGTCACCATGCGCACCCCCGGCCACGACTTCGACCTGGTCGCGGGCTTCCTGGTCGGCGAGGGCCTGGTCGACCGGGCCGAGCGGCTGGCCGCGCTGCGCTACTGCGCCGGGACGGACGCCGAGGGGGCCAACACCTACAACGTGGTGGACGCGACCCTGCGCGGCGGCGCCGCGATCCCGCTGTCTGCTCACCGCAACCTGCTCACCACCAGCGCCTGCGGCCTCTGCGGCCGGGACACCGTGGACGCGGTGCGCACCCACGTCCGCTGGCCGGTGGCGGCCGACCCGCTCACCGTCTCTCCCGAGCTGCTGTACGCGCTGCCCGAGCGGCTGCGCGCCGCCCAGCGCACCTTCGACTCCACCGGCGGCCTGCACGCGGCCGGGCTGTTCGACGCCGAGGGCCGGCTGCTCTGCGCCCGGGAGGACGTGGGCCGGCACAACGCGGTGGACAAGGTGATCGGCTGGGCGCTGCGCGAGGGCCTGCTGCCGCTGGCCGGCCACCTGCTGCTGGTCAGCGGCCGGGCCTCGTTCGAGCTGACCCAGAAGGCCGCGCTGGCCGGGATCCCGCTGCTGGCGGCCGTCTCCGCCCCCTCCTCGCTGGCGGCCGACCTGGCCGAGGAGCTCGGCCTCACCCTGGTCGGCTTCCTGCGCGGCGAGAGCGCCAACGTCTACACCCGCGCGGACCGGGTCAGCCTCTCAGCCCCGGCGGGCGCGCAGTCGGCGCACCACGAGGAAGACGGCCAGGAGGACCAGCAGCACCAGTAGGACGAACAGCCCGACCACCCAGCCCACCACCCTGCCGACCACCCCGCCCACGCCGCCCCGGCTGTGGAAGGTGCTGGTGCGGTGGGTGGTGGTGCCGTGGCTGGTCCCGCTGCTGCCGCTGCTGCTGTGGCCGCTGCTGCTACTGCCGCCGCTGCTGTGGCCGTGGCTCCGCGACTTCTCGACGAAGGCGAGCTGCCGGGTGGGCGTGGCGGCGTGGGCCGCCGCCGTGCTCGCCGCCGTCACCCCGCCCACCGCGAGTGCCAGGGCCAGTGCCGTCCCCGCCAGGTGTCTTCGCACTACCGCTCCCGGATCCGTGTCGGGCGGCGGCCCTCAGGCGGGTGGGGGCGAGGCCGGTCCGGAGAGGGCCACGGCCACCAGCGCCCGCATGGCCGCCGCGATCTGACCGAAGGGTAGCGTGGCGTCGTCGGCGAAGAGCTCGACCAGCCAGCCCCCCGCCACGTTGGTCCCACCGGCCGCGACCATGGCCCGGTAGCCGCTGACCAGCATCATGGCCTCCTCGGCCGGGTCGTTGCCGCCGGCGCCGGCCCGCAGCGCGAAGCCGCCGCCGCGCACGGCCCGCCGGGTCTGCGGGTAGTGGCTGAGGTCGAAGACGGCGTCGGGGGCCTCGATCTGGGCCCGCTGGGTCTCGGCGCCGGAGCTGGTCGGGCCGCTGGTCATCCGGTAGACGGCGTGCTGGGCGGTGCGCATCAGCTGGGAGCCCGGCGGCACGTAGGAGACCCACCAGCCGACGGCGTCCAGCAGGCGCGAGGCGGCCTCGGCCACGGTGACCAGCCGGTCCAGGGTGTCGGCCGGGTGGGTGGCCCGCTCGCTGCGGCCCCGGTCCAGGGCGGCGAGCACCACGGCCAGCAGCTGGCCCGGGTCGGCGCTGTGCGCGGCGCCCCGGAAGCGGCGGCGGTCGCCGACCCCGGCCCGGCCGGGGCGGTGGCGGCTCTCGGTGTGGTGGTGCGGGTCGGCCGAGTCGGCGAGCAGCACGGTCGGGTCCGGGGCGAAGCCCGGGCCGTGGCCGCGCCCGGCCACCACGGGGTGGGCGGCCCGGGCCGCCTTGGCCCGGTACTGGGCGGCGTCGGCCAGCCGGAACAGCCGGTCGGGGGTGGTCACCGGGCCGATCGCGTCGCCGGTGGAGGCGACCCCGCAGGCCACCCCTTCGCCCTCGGCGATGTCGAGCGCCCGGGCGCAGAGCTCCTCGGCCACGGCCACCACCTCGTCCGCCTTCTGGCCCTCGGCCAGCAGGCAGAACTCGTCGCCGCCGAGCCGGGCGGCCAGCGCACCGGGCAGTTTGGCGGCGGCCAGCGAGAGCAGGTGGGCGAATCGTTCCAGCAGCCGGTCGCCGACCTCGTGGCCGAGCAGGTCGTTGACCCGCTTGAGGCCGTTGACGTCGCAGACCACCAGGCTGACCACGGTGTTGTCCTTGTTGTGCGCGGCCAGCGCGGCCTCCAGCCGGGCGTCCACCGCCCGGCGGTTGGCCAGGCCGGTGAGCGGGTCGGTGAAGGCCAGCCGGCGCAGGTCGGCCAGCCGCTCGGTCTGGGCCAGGCCGGCCGAGATCTGGGCGGCGAGCAGGGTCGCGTAGTCGGCCTCGGCCTCGGTGAAGACCGGAAGGCCGGCGGTGCGGGCCAGGTAGAGCTCGCCCCAGGCCTGGCCGTGCAGCACGATCGGGGCGACCAGGCAGCACTCCCGGCCCCGGCGGCGCAGCCCGGCCGCGCGCTGGCGGCAGAACGCCCCCGAGCCCGGGTGGGCGTGCTCGTCCGCGGTGTCCTCGGCGGTCTGCACCCAGGCCCGGGGCAGCCGCCGGGTGGTCCAGTGCTCCTCCAGGTAGGTGACGATCTCGGGGAAGTCGGCCACCGGGTACGACTCGTCGGCGGGCAGCTCCTCCTCGCCGGCCGCGAGCCGGCCGTGGTTGACCAGCACCCGCAGCCGGCCGGATTCGCGGTCCCAGACCGAGACGGCGGCCATGGTGGCGTCCAGGGCGGAGGTGGCCCGGACGGCGGCGGCCCGGACGGCCTCCAGCGGGGTCGAGGCGGCGGCCATGTCCTGGGCGAGCTCGACCACGGCCTGGAGCCGCAGGTCGGTCGTGGAGGGCACGTGCACGCAATCCGTCATGGTCGCTTCACCGCTCAAGGGTCGCCCTCTTCGTCCGTGGACCGTTCCTGACCCAAGGTTATGGCCGTTTCGGACCGGATTGCGGCCTATGTCACCTATCGGACCAGCGTCGGAGCCACCCGAGCGACGCCGGAGCCGCCGGGCCGGCGCCGGGGGCGGGGGCGGGGGCGGGGGCGGGGCTCAGGCGAGTTCGCCCGCCCGGGAGAGCAGCCAGGGCTCGACCAGGCCGAGGCCGCGGACCGGGCGGCGCCACATCGGCTGGAGGTGGAAGCGGTGCTCGGGGTTGAGCAGGGCCTCGGGGCCGGGCGCGGCGGTGCCGTTGGCCTCCAGCGCCTGGGCGAACTCGCCGTCGAGCAGCACGGCGTCCTTGGGCGCGATCGAGGTGAGCCGGCTGGCCAGGTTGACGGTGGTGCCGAAGACGTCGCCCATCCGGGAGGTCACGGTGCCGAAGGCCATGCCGACCCGCAGCGCGGGGATGGTGTCCTC from Kitasatospora sp. MMS16-BH015 encodes:
- a CDS encoding MurR/RpiR family transcriptional regulator codes for the protein MSVTDETGTVGPSARLLQLFEGHRLTPTQRRIAHSLVRHAGEAPFLSSVEVAELAGVSQPSVTRFAVALGFDGYPALRRQLRELGVGEPAAAAETPAEVVRNEHQQAVLAEIAHLRHLAELLADPEPIVRAARLLAASRPLPVLGLRAASAQARGFAYFAAKVHPDIRLLDEGGSMLADRLEQAAAAGASALLCFALPRYPRELMDAMQVARDCGLTVLTVADSAFAPVAKLSDLLLPAAVGTGLVFDTACAPMMLGRVLLQTMCDEIPGAEARLEANEQSAAARGLFLD
- the hutH gene encoding histidine ammonia-lyase, producing the protein MHSAVAHDAPLVLVGKADVTAEDVLAVARGNARVEIGPDAIAEMSAARARIEALAAEPRPVYGVSTGFGALAVRHISPELRAQLQRSLVRSHAAGMGPVVEREVVRALMFLRMKTLASGRTGVRPLVAQTMAAVLNAGITPAVREFGSLGCSGDLAPLSHCALALMGEGTAFGPDGVEKDAGELLAAAGITPVELLEKEGLALINGTDGMLGMLVMALSDLARLFTTADITAAMSLEALLGTDKVLAPELHGPIRPHPGQALSAANMLAVLAGSGLTGHHQDDAPRVQDAYSIRCAPQVAGAGRDTLAHAQLVASRELAASVDNPVVLPDGRVESNGNFHGAPVAYVLDFLAIAAADLGSISERRTDRLLDKARSHGLPAFLADDPGVDSGLMIAQYTQAALVSENKRLAVPASVDSIPSSAMQEDHVSMGWSAARKLRQAVDNLGRILAVELTASARALEIRTQDGTSTLAPATAAAVAAARKAGVEGPGRDRFLSPDLEAAAALVASGELVKAVETVTGPLA
- the fdhD gene encoding formate dehydrogenase accessory sulfurtransferase FdhD, whose amino-acid sequence is MARATARRRVVRLNGPGGTARPDSLAAEEPLEIRLGGEPLTVTMRTPGHDFDLVAGFLVGEGLVDRAERLAALRYCAGTDAEGANTYNVVDATLRGGAAIPLSAHRNLLTTSACGLCGRDTVDAVRTHVRWPVAADPLTVSPELLYALPERLRAAQRTFDSTGGLHAAGLFDAEGRLLCAREDVGRHNAVDKVIGWALREGLLPLAGHLLLVSGRASFELTQKAALAGIPLLAAVSAPSSLAADLAEELGLTLVGFLRGESANVYTRADRVSLSAPAGAQSAHHEEDGQEDQQHQ